From the genome of Alosa sapidissima isolate fAloSap1 chromosome 14, fAloSap1.pri, whole genome shotgun sequence, one region includes:
- the LOC121681516 gene encoding MOB kinase activator 2-like isoform X3 codes for MGVLICCDCFFYRKSKGKPNGKKPPTEEKKQYLEVEYTKVRVVDFDLKELVVLPREIDLNEWLASNTTTFFNLINLQYSTISEFCTGDTCQAMTACNTVYYWYDEKGKKTKCTAPQYVDFVMSLVQKLVTDEDIFPTKYGKEFPNAFETLVKKICRYLFHVLAHIYWSHYRESVAMDLHGHLNTLYTHFIVFIREFNLVDPKETSIMDDLSEVLCTPLPPRTEPRHREMNRAPGARLPSRRRRRTPEDEGQSAPPAPRLARGREGDSETFHSPTHLLSLGPCQQTGLAGQQETL; via the exons ATGGGGGTCTTGATCTGTTGTGACTGCTTCTTCTATAG GAAGTCCAAAGGAAAGCCCAATGGAAAGAAGCCTCCCACCGAGGAGAAGAAGCAGTACCTGGAGGTCGAGTACACCAAAGTGCGGGTCGTCGACTTCGACCTCAAGGAGCTGGTCGTGTTGCCGAGGGAGATCGATCTCAATGAATGGCTAGCCAGCAACA CCACAACTTTCTTCAATCTCATTAACCTCCAGTACAGCACCATCTCAGAGTTCTGCACGGGGGACACCTGTCAAGCCATGACGGCCTGCAATAC gGTATACTACTGGTATGATGAGAAGGGGAAGAAGACGAAATGCACAGCGCCACAGTATGTAGACTTTGTCATGAGCCTGGTACAAAAACTGGTCACAGACGAAGACATCTTCCCAACAAAATATG GTAAAGAGTTCCCCAATGCCTTTGAGACGCTGGTGAAAAAGATCTGTCGGTATCTCTTTCACGTGCTGGCTCACATCTACTGGTCCCACTACAGGGAGTCGGTGGCCATGGACCTGCACGGACACTTgaacacactttacacacattttattgTATTTATAAGGGAATTCAACCTGGTGGACCCCAAGGAGACCTCCATCATGGACGACTTGTCCGAGGTCCTCTGCACGCCGCTACCCCCCCGCACAGAACCACGTCACCGAGAGATGAACCGGGCCCCCGGCGCACGCCTGCCGAgccgcaggaggaggaggaccccGGAGGACGAAGGCCAGAGCGCACCCCCAGCCCCGAGACTTGCTCGCGGCCGAGAGGGGGACTCAGAGACCTTCCACTCTCCGACTCATTTGCTATCTTTAGGACCCTGCCAGCAGACGGGACTGGCCGGGCAGCAGGAAACGCTGTGA
- the LOC121681516 gene encoding MOB kinase activator 2-like isoform X4, whose translation MRLKRNGSYTLNRKSKGKPNGKKPPTEEKKQYLEVEYTKVRVVDFDLKELVVLPREIDLNEWLASNTTTFFNLINLQYSTISEFCTGDTCQAMTACNTVYYWYDEKGKKTKCTAPQYVDFVMSLVQKLVTDEDIFPTKYGKEFPNAFETLVKKICRYLFHVLAHIYWSHYRESVAMDLHGHLNTLYTHFIVFIREFNLVDPKETSIMDDLSEVLCTPLPPRTEPRHREMNRAPGARLPSRRRRRTPEDEGQSAPPAPRLARGREGDSETFHSPTHLLSLGPCQQTGLAGQQETL comes from the exons ATGAGGCTGAAGAGGAACGGCTCCTATACATTAAATAG GAAGTCCAAAGGAAAGCCCAATGGAAAGAAGCCTCCCACCGAGGAGAAGAAGCAGTACCTGGAGGTCGAGTACACCAAAGTGCGGGTCGTCGACTTCGACCTCAAGGAGCTGGTCGTGTTGCCGAGGGAGATCGATCTCAATGAATGGCTAGCCAGCAACA CCACAACTTTCTTCAATCTCATTAACCTCCAGTACAGCACCATCTCAGAGTTCTGCACGGGGGACACCTGTCAAGCCATGACGGCCTGCAATAC gGTATACTACTGGTATGATGAGAAGGGGAAGAAGACGAAATGCACAGCGCCACAGTATGTAGACTTTGTCATGAGCCTGGTACAAAAACTGGTCACAGACGAAGACATCTTCCCAACAAAATATG GTAAAGAGTTCCCCAATGCCTTTGAGACGCTGGTGAAAAAGATCTGTCGGTATCTCTTTCACGTGCTGGCTCACATCTACTGGTCCCACTACAGGGAGTCGGTGGCCATGGACCTGCACGGACACTTgaacacactttacacacattttattgTATTTATAAGGGAATTCAACCTGGTGGACCCCAAGGAGACCTCCATCATGGACGACTTGTCCGAGGTCCTCTGCACGCCGCTACCCCCCCGCACAGAACCACGTCACCGAGAGATGAACCGGGCCCCCGGCGCACGCCTGCCGAgccgcaggaggaggaggaccccGGAGGACGAAGGCCAGAGCGCACCCCCAGCCCCGAGACTTGCTCGCGGCCGAGAGGGGGACTCAGAGACCTTCCACTCTCCGACTCATTTGCTATCTTTAGGACCCTGCCAGCAGACGGGACTGGCCGGGCAGCAGGAAACGCTGTGA
- the LOC121681516 gene encoding MOB kinase activator 2-like isoform X1: MVGDQFTIPGDSSSLHSQRTSKSGLSCKMVLQAVGKVLRKSKGKPNGKKPPTEEKKQYLEVEYTKVRVVDFDLKELVVLPREIDLNEWLASNTTTFFNLINLQYSTISEFCTGDTCQAMTACNTVYYWYDEKGKKTKCTAPQYVDFVMSLVQKLVTDEDIFPTKYGKEFPNAFETLVKKICRYLFHVLAHIYWSHYRESVAMDLHGHLNTLYTHFIVFIREFNLVDPKETSIMDDLSEVLCTPLPPRTEPRHREMNRAPGARLPSRRRRRTPEDEGQSAPPAPRLARGREGDSETFHSPTHLLSLGPCQQTGLAGQQETL; encoded by the exons ATGGTTGGAGATCAGTTCACCATCCCTGGAGACAGCTCGTCTCTCCATTCGCAGAGGACCTCCAAAAGTGGATTAAGTTGTAAAATGGTCCTGCAGGCAGTTGGTAAAGTATTGAG GAAGTCCAAAGGAAAGCCCAATGGAAAGAAGCCTCCCACCGAGGAGAAGAAGCAGTACCTGGAGGTCGAGTACACCAAAGTGCGGGTCGTCGACTTCGACCTCAAGGAGCTGGTCGTGTTGCCGAGGGAGATCGATCTCAATGAATGGCTAGCCAGCAACA CCACAACTTTCTTCAATCTCATTAACCTCCAGTACAGCACCATCTCAGAGTTCTGCACGGGGGACACCTGTCAAGCCATGACGGCCTGCAATAC gGTATACTACTGGTATGATGAGAAGGGGAAGAAGACGAAATGCACAGCGCCACAGTATGTAGACTTTGTCATGAGCCTGGTACAAAAACTGGTCACAGACGAAGACATCTTCCCAACAAAATATG GTAAAGAGTTCCCCAATGCCTTTGAGACGCTGGTGAAAAAGATCTGTCGGTATCTCTTTCACGTGCTGGCTCACATCTACTGGTCCCACTACAGGGAGTCGGTGGCCATGGACCTGCACGGACACTTgaacacactttacacacattttattgTATTTATAAGGGAATTCAACCTGGTGGACCCCAAGGAGACCTCCATCATGGACGACTTGTCCGAGGTCCTCTGCACGCCGCTACCCCCCCGCACAGAACCACGTCACCGAGAGATGAACCGGGCCCCCGGCGCACGCCTGCCGAgccgcaggaggaggaggaccccGGAGGACGAAGGCCAGAGCGCACCCCCAGCCCCGAGACTTGCTCGCGGCCGAGAGGGGGACTCAGAGACCTTCCACTCTCCGACTCATTTGCTATCTTTAGGACCCTGCCAGCAGACGGGACTGGCCGGGCAGCAGGAAACGCTGTGA
- the LOC121681516 gene encoding MOB kinase activator 2-like isoform X2 gives MAEDSSRDPTGEPSGHDFSRNLLKTLFHRKSKGKPNGKKPPTEEKKQYLEVEYTKVRVVDFDLKELVVLPREIDLNEWLASNTTTFFNLINLQYSTISEFCTGDTCQAMTACNTVYYWYDEKGKKTKCTAPQYVDFVMSLVQKLVTDEDIFPTKYGKEFPNAFETLVKKICRYLFHVLAHIYWSHYRESVAMDLHGHLNTLYTHFIVFIREFNLVDPKETSIMDDLSEVLCTPLPPRTEPRHREMNRAPGARLPSRRRRRTPEDEGQSAPPAPRLARGREGDSETFHSPTHLLSLGPCQQTGLAGQQETL, from the exons ATGGCAGAGGATAGCAGCAGGGACCCCACGGGTGAGCCCAGCGGCCACGACTTTTCACGCAACCTCCTCAAGACCCTCTTCCACAG GAAGTCCAAAGGAAAGCCCAATGGAAAGAAGCCTCCCACCGAGGAGAAGAAGCAGTACCTGGAGGTCGAGTACACCAAAGTGCGGGTCGTCGACTTCGACCTCAAGGAGCTGGTCGTGTTGCCGAGGGAGATCGATCTCAATGAATGGCTAGCCAGCAACA CCACAACTTTCTTCAATCTCATTAACCTCCAGTACAGCACCATCTCAGAGTTCTGCACGGGGGACACCTGTCAAGCCATGACGGCCTGCAATAC gGTATACTACTGGTATGATGAGAAGGGGAAGAAGACGAAATGCACAGCGCCACAGTATGTAGACTTTGTCATGAGCCTGGTACAAAAACTGGTCACAGACGAAGACATCTTCCCAACAAAATATG GTAAAGAGTTCCCCAATGCCTTTGAGACGCTGGTGAAAAAGATCTGTCGGTATCTCTTTCACGTGCTGGCTCACATCTACTGGTCCCACTACAGGGAGTCGGTGGCCATGGACCTGCACGGACACTTgaacacactttacacacattttattgTATTTATAAGGGAATTCAACCTGGTGGACCCCAAGGAGACCTCCATCATGGACGACTTGTCCGAGGTCCTCTGCACGCCGCTACCCCCCCGCACAGAACCACGTCACCGAGAGATGAACCGGGCCCCCGGCGCACGCCTGCCGAgccgcaggaggaggaggaccccGGAGGACGAAGGCCAGAGCGCACCCCCAGCCCCGAGACTTGCTCGCGGCCGAGAGGGGGACTCAGAGACCTTCCACTCTCCGACTCATTTGCTATCTTTAGGACCCTGCCAGCAGACGGGACTGGCCGGGCAGCAGGAAACGCTGTGA
- the LOC121681516 gene encoding MOB kinase activator 2-like isoform X5: MDWLMGKSKGKPNGKKPPTEEKKQYLEVEYTKVRVVDFDLKELVVLPREIDLNEWLASNTTTFFNLINLQYSTISEFCTGDTCQAMTACNTVYYWYDEKGKKTKCTAPQYVDFVMSLVQKLVTDEDIFPTKYGKEFPNAFETLVKKICRYLFHVLAHIYWSHYRESVAMDLHGHLNTLYTHFIVFIREFNLVDPKETSIMDDLSEVLCTPLPPRTEPRHREMNRAPGARLPSRRRRRTPEDEGQSAPPAPRLARGREGDSETFHSPTHLLSLGPCQQTGLAGQQETL; this comes from the exons GAAGTCCAAAGGAAAGCCCAATGGAAAGAAGCCTCCCACCGAGGAGAAGAAGCAGTACCTGGAGGTCGAGTACACCAAAGTGCGGGTCGTCGACTTCGACCTCAAGGAGCTGGTCGTGTTGCCGAGGGAGATCGATCTCAATGAATGGCTAGCCAGCAACA CCACAACTTTCTTCAATCTCATTAACCTCCAGTACAGCACCATCTCAGAGTTCTGCACGGGGGACACCTGTCAAGCCATGACGGCCTGCAATAC gGTATACTACTGGTATGATGAGAAGGGGAAGAAGACGAAATGCACAGCGCCACAGTATGTAGACTTTGTCATGAGCCTGGTACAAAAACTGGTCACAGACGAAGACATCTTCCCAACAAAATATG GTAAAGAGTTCCCCAATGCCTTTGAGACGCTGGTGAAAAAGATCTGTCGGTATCTCTTTCACGTGCTGGCTCACATCTACTGGTCCCACTACAGGGAGTCGGTGGCCATGGACCTGCACGGACACTTgaacacactttacacacattttattgTATTTATAAGGGAATTCAACCTGGTGGACCCCAAGGAGACCTCCATCATGGACGACTTGTCCGAGGTCCTCTGCACGCCGCTACCCCCCCGCACAGAACCACGTCACCGAGAGATGAACCGGGCCCCCGGCGCACGCCTGCCGAgccgcaggaggaggaggaccccGGAGGACGAAGGCCAGAGCGCACCCCCAGCCCCGAGACTTGCTCGCGGCCGAGAGGGGGACTCAGAGACCTTCCACTCTCCGACTCATTTGCTATCTTTAGGACCCTGCCAGCAGACGGGACTGGCCGGGCAGCAGGAAACGCTGTGA
- the LOC121681515 gene encoding ATP-sensitive inward rectifier potassium channel 11-like produces MLSRKALIADDFVLTRLAEDVFQTRFETKQRKARFVDKNGTCNVAHTNIREQGRFLLDVFTTLVDLKWLHTLLIFTMSFLCSWLLFGMIWWLIAFAHGDLDQKGDDFIPCVTSINSFASAFLFSIEVQVTIGFGGRMITEECISAIAVLIIQNIVGLVVNAIMLGCIFMKTAQANRRAETLIFSKHAVIAIRNNKLCFMVRVGDLRKSMIISASVKMQVIRKNTTPEGEIIPLNQIDIELDNCANGIFLVSPLIITHVIDKNSPLYDLSESDLEDVDLEVVVLLEGVVETTGITTQARTSYLSDEIYWGQRFVSIVTEEEGVYAVDYSKFGNTVKVPTPSCSARTIDEGGVSFRLKRGETLRNTIRRRPPGVARETMN; encoded by the coding sequence ATGTTGTCAAGAAAGGCTCTTATTGCGGACGATTTTGTCTTGACTCGATTGGCAGAGGACGTCTTTCAGACAAGGTTTGAAACGAAGCAAAGGAAAGCCAGATTCGTTGACAAGAATGGGACTTGCAATGTTGCTCACACGAATATAAGAGAACAAGGACGCTTTTTGCTGGACGTCTTTACTACTTTAGTCGACCTAAAATGGTTACATACTCTTTTGATATTTACCATGTCATTTCTGTGCAGTTGGTTACTGTTTGGTATGATTTGGTGGCTAATTGCTTTTGCACATGGAGACTTGGACCAGAAAGGAGACGATTTTATTCCGTGCGTCACGAGCATTAATTCTTTTGCCTCTGCTTTTCTATTCTCAATAGAAGTGCAAGTTACTATCGGTTTTGGCGGGCGCATGATCACCGAGGAGTGCATCTCTGCCATTGCAGTGCTAATTATCCAGAATATAGTGGGTTTGGTGGTTAATGCTATTATGTTGGGCTGCATTTTCATGAAGACCGCACAAGCCAACAGGCGAGCGGAGACGCTCATTTTCAGCAAACATGCGGTCATAGCAATCAGGAATAATAAACTATGCTTCATGGTTCGCGTTGGAGACCTGCGGAAAAGCATGATCATCAGTGCATCTGTCAAAATGCAAGTAATAAGAAAAAACACCACACCAGAGGGAGAAATAATTCCTCTCAATCAAATAGACATTGAGTTAGATAACTGTGCTAATGGTATCTTCCTCGTTTCCCCTCTAATCATCACTCATGTGATTGACAAAAACAGTCCTCTGTATGATTTGTCAGAATCCGACCTGGAAGACGTGGACTTAGAGGTTGTTGTGCTTTTAGAGGGAGTGGTTGAAACCACTGGTATCACAACCCAAGCAAGAACATCTTATCTGTCAGATGAGATTTACTGGGGACAGAGATTCGTCTCAATTGTGACCGAAGAGGAGGGAGTATATGCAGTGGATTACTCCAAATTTGGCAACACGGTGAAGGTGCCCACGCCGAGTTGCAGTGCCAGGACAATAGACGAAGGGGGAGTTTCCTTCCGTCTCAAAAGGGGGGAGACATTGCGGAATACGATCAGACGTCGACCTCCCGGTGTTGCCCGGGAGACCATGAACTAA